From the genome of Leishmania major strain Friedlin complete genome, chromosome 35:
gggcgaggagggccgcCTGCCGTCGCGTGGGCTCAACAGCAGTGTTCCTCGAGTGTTGGCCGGCTGCGGCCACGATCTTCTTGTCTCAGCGTGCCGCATCGTGCAGGGCGGCTGCGGAGGAACGCAGCCTGGCGCATGATGCCAGTGACCAGGCCCGCGACCCGTGCAGTTGGCGCGGACGCCTCCTACCATTGCTCATTTCTCGAGCTCCGCAGCTGTGTCGTTGAGTTCTCATGCACAAtgaagacgaaaaaaaaaacggaagtgagaggcgcacgcgaTGGGTTGGTGTGGCCAGCAGTTGAGCCCAGATACGTCGTCATATACCATTCCTCGCTCTTGTAGGTCCCGTGCTGGGCGTCATGAGGAGCGACAGCGAGTGCGTAACGCTAGCCACACTTGCACTTCTGTGTCTCAGCTGATCAGGCTGTCCTCGCAGCAAGTcaagcgccagcagcactgcTTTGCACTAGGcgcggtggctgcagcaAAGGGGTCACCGTCTCTTGTGGTTGTACGTACATGGGTACGCAGCCGTCATAAAGCATCGCGCCTGGTCCACATTCGACGCCTCTCTTTACCGCATCATCATCGCTGTTTCGAGAAGTGCACATACACATCGTGGTTGACCTCCACTTGTATAGTGAGCGACTGCAAGCACATAGAGATACACACGAGCACAGCTTGAGAGACAGATGAACACCCGCGCCGCTTGTCTCTACTCTGCATCAACCCACATACTCACACAACGATGATCAAAAGATGCTTGTTCAGTTCGAAAACAGCGTTCATGATGCTGGCCAAATAACGATACGGGCAAAACAGGAAAACGAACCACACGGATATGAGTGACACAGGCCCCATGAAAAACCCTGCAGCAGCAATAAAGCAAATGAAAATAAAAAAGATTGCGGACATTCTTGGAATTTCTATCACTTGCAGCACCCTTCCTCGCGTGCATCACACACGTATCCGtcaccgccgaggaggatCCGAAGCACccaacaaaaaagaggaaaaagCGCGTGGGAACGTGGCGTACAGAGTCTTTTGATGGGGATACAGCAGTCACCACCAACACGTTGCAGCTCATGCTCTGTCCGCGGACCACAGCTCTCATGCGTGTGCCTGCCGGGCGATGAAATCGCGGCCGCTTCGCCTTTCATTCCTGTTCGACCTCTCACGGCCTTGTCTACCGACAGAGATGCCAACACGCAAACTGCGCCTCCCGGCCAGCTCCGCGCAGGCCCACGCCGCGTTTTGATGATGAAAAGAAGTgctgtttttctttgctgtCGCCATTCTGCCCACAGAACACGAGATCGCTGCATCGCCACCTGTCACAGaccccatcgcgtggtgcgagaCAGCCGTGGCCGCACACGCCTTACAGccatgcgccgactcagttATTTGAGAGCACGGGCTCTGGCTCAAGctctacccacccaccacccgctCTGCcggtcgcctcgcagcagctcttccCATCACGCAGGCCGTAACAGCaggcagggggaggagggtaaGATTCGCTtgagtcacgctgacacgtTGCCTACcatatggatggcacaagcgtctTCACAGTCGCAGGTCGgtccgacgcagcgccatcgagGGCCCCACCACCGACATCGGAAGCGATGCGCCGCTCCGACCTCCCCTAAGCCTTAGGTGCTTGACCCCGCCACTACCACAGGTGGTTCAGCATCGGCAGGCGGATAGTGgaagcggggggggggggctgctgccCGGCTTCCGGAAACACAGAGAACGGGGTAGGTGGGGGCACTGGGCCGTGATGCGACGCGCTGAGGTGTTTCTCCCGTTGTCAGGGAAGGCTTATGTCAGTaaaaaaagaggaggtggtATGTGCGGACAAAAAGCTGAAGAAGGATACGGGCTCACACATAAAGGGCAAAAgcagaaagagaaaaaagcTGAATTcggggtggcggcggcacccaAGGAAGATGGTGAAGCGTATTTGTCGTTAGACCGAAGGCGGCGCGGAAGGTGGCAGTTCCTCGTCCTCAAGGAGTTCGTCGACCTGTACAACGCGCACATCCTCATGTTCGAGGATTCCATCTGAAATCAGTGGTGGCATTACTTCCATCTCGTCCGTCAACGTCGTGTATTCGGCATTATCGTCGACTTCGTCGCCCTCTTGACTGGAGTTCTCACGGGAATCGTCGCTCTCGTcaggcggccgcctcgcagtACCAGCGCCATGCTCGCCGGGCATTTGTACCGGAGAGCCTTCCGAGAGGGTGAAAAGGGCGTTCTGAACTACTCCAGAAATAGGGTTTAGAGCAGTCGCGATGGCCACAGTGGCGAAGGAGCAGTGAAGGAGAGACTCGCATTCCTGGACTTCGCCAGTGACAGAGCCCAAGAGGCTGTAGCGTGACCGCACCGATCCCCGTCCCGAGTCGGCTCCGGAGCGCCGTTCACTGCCATTGTTGTCCTCCATGTCCGATGAGCTACCGTGTTCCACCACGTCTACTCCGTCGCCGCTATTTTCGGACGGAATGTACACGAAGGCTGCGAGGTAGGCGCCAATTGCCAACGGTATGACGCTCAGGAGAAACACTAGGTAGTGATTGAACGGAAACGGGCGCGGTGTCGAGATGGACCACGCGAAGAGCGGTGCAAAGATGAAAGGCACGACGCAGCGAACCATGCATCCTGCAGACTGCTGAATGCCAAACATGATGGCTATCTTGCCTTGCGGTGCCGTCAGTGACACGAACAGCATGATGAGTGCAAAGTTCCAGCTCTCCACCACCTTGCGCAGCATGCCTATCGCCATTGTAAACCAGAACCTACTTGTCGTGCTGAACGCGGTCGCAGTCGGCACTACGGCTGTGAAAACGGCGTATATGAGCTGAGACGCAATCGATAACCGGATTGGCCCCCCAGCACACTTGATCACTGAAGCAAAGATTATGTTGGCGAGCACTGTCGGGGCGCCGTTCACCAGCAACAGGATCGCCATCTGGTGCGGTGACAGCTGCAGGCCGCCGTTCTGAGACTCTGCGGCCATCCAGAGCGGGAAAATCTCCGCGAACATCATGTCGGATGTGCAGATGAGCATCGAGATGAAGCAGACACGCCGCAGCAAGGGGTTCAGAAAGGCTTGCTTGAAGCCGAAATGGGTATGCGGTTCAGAAACGCAGGTACCCACCGGATGGGCTGCTGAGCTAGGCGACTTATCGGGTCCAGCTCCGTTGGGTTCAGTGTGGTCGTCCGCGTATATGACTGTCACCTCCGTGGCCTTGTCGCACGgaggccgcggctgcaggaACCTCAGCACGGGGCCAAGAAATTTCACAACAGAGCGCGGCAGCACTTCTCGTAGAGGCCGAGCACTCTGGTTGCTCTCCCGTAAGAACACGCCACTGATTACTACGGCAAACAAGTTGTACGCTGCCACGACAGTACCGGGAAGAAAGGCGGGATGCCTGCCCATGAAGCTAGTTGGAGATATGTGCAGGAATGCAAGATTGGAACTCGAAGCGGGATTGTAGAGAAAGCCACCGATAGCTGGGCCGAACAGGGTTCCCACACCCCAGGTGAGACTGACCATCGCCAAGCCCTTCGCACGGTTCGTCGTATCCGTCAACTCACTGATCATCGTTTTGGCCACGATCGAGCAGCCGGCCAACAAGCCATGCAAAAAGCGCCAGACGCACAACATCCACAAGCTGCCGCTGAGTCCGACAAAAAACATGCAAATAGCACAACAGAACACGCCGATATTGATGGCTACTTTGCGGCCGACCTTGTTACTGAACGCGCCCCATATTTTGCCACTCAGGACTTGCCCGAGCATGAAGAGACCGACAGGAAAGCCTGACGCATAGCCAGAGCTGTCTATGTCCCAGCCCTTGATATACGCAATAAAGGAAGGTACAAACGGAATCAACACACTCCAGCAAACACTCTCTGTAAGCAGGACGACGCAGAGAATAAACAGCTGACCCCGTGGGAGCGGTGTGCACTCGACGCGTTCATGACTGTTCCCCGATCCCTCACATGACGCCGCCAAGGTTCGCGTTGTGTCGGAAgtgcctctccctcgctggGTCATttgccgctgttgttgttaTTTCTGTGGACAATACAGGCAAGGATTGGGAACAAGAAGTAGAGGAAggatgcgcgcacacaaagcgacagagcagcggcacagcaactgcagacacacacacacacgctcgaGGCTAGCTCATTCGATCGGTGGCAAGGCCCGCCTAGAAGCGGCGTGGGGCGATGAAAGTGAGACCGATAAGTAAGCGGAGAGCCGAAACAACACAAGCTGTACACTTGTGCTCGCGCAAAGGGGGACTGGCACAGCAGCCACCACGTACTTTTTCCCGAAAACTGCAGTTTCCTCTGATCTCTCTCCGGCAAGCTACCGAAAGCAGAACAGGAGTGCCACTGATGAGGAGAAGGGGTTGGGTTGCCGAACGAGGAGAGCCCATGACGGGTCTTCACTGTTTCTGTGGCGATGACCCTCGCTCTTTAGTGCTCATCGAGCTCGTTTGCTGTGAATCCTTTCACGCCACCCGCCCTTTCTGCGCGTACGTGAAACGacacctgcagcgcaggcgAGCGGCTAATGACAAACACAGGGAAAAGCACGAAcagcaaacaagcaaacatAAAACACATTACAGCCACTCTCGAGGCCATGCCTGCTCCGCGTATGTCCCCGCACTCATTGCTACATGTGGCTCCCGAACTTCTCGCAAGCATGCTTACCTACTAAAAATCAAAGCAAGAACGTGGGAGCCGGCACGGTGCTCATCAACTTATCCATGAGGCGACAGCAAAAAGCACCAGAAACACACAGACcgtcacacacgcacctacGCGAAAGCCCAGCTTGCATCCTGCACCACTTTCCGTCTCCTCTGAACAACTCGACAAAtgagcgcacacacaaccacagctcacccgcccctgcggcaccacggctACACTCTGGTCGTCAAGGACACACCGCCCTGCCGCAAAATCGAGCCACGCGCCTCGGGCGCCGGACGGACCCCACTGGGGTCCGCATGCCTCGATCCAAGCGGGTCGCGTACAGCGTCCTGCGCTCCACAGGggcagtggcgacggcgtctctgtcgccgcgcggGACAGAGGGCGGCGTCACCGtgcacgccgcacgagctcgacgaggaggcgggaCAGCCGCAGGGCAGGGGGCCCTCTGAGACCCGGCCTGCgtgtcgtcctcctccgcccagAGCCGCTGCAAGTTGCGCTATTCCGTGATGTGGCGCGGTGACTCGTCGCATGGGTGTCTGCAGGGCTCGGTGGTGCTCTCGTCATGCttccggcgtctgcgcctcatcagcccacCCCGTCGGGATGTAGAGGGGCTGCCGCATGCCTCGCAGGCATGCTCGCCGGGGGGTGATCGGCATGCGCCGCTtcgcgcccctccctcgcgcACCGCTGACCGCCGGATGCTTTGCCTGGGTGTGGTACGCCGTGCCAGCTGCGCTCcacagcgcctgcgcgcccTTCAGAGCCGCGAGGCGGAGTccaggcgggggggggggggcggatATGCATGTGCGCCGGCCCCGCGTAGAGCTCCCGgctcggcgcgctgggcagcCGTGGGGGGCTAGCGGGCGGATGCGGCTATTCGCGGAATTATCGACACGATTCCGTAGTGTGGTGGCTCAAACGCAGTGGCCATCGCGGGCCTCTtcggcacggcgctggctcAAGCGTTGGCAACGTAGCGTGTAGTGAAGCAGGATCGCAGGCTGGGATGGCGGGTGTCAGTAGAAGTCATGAATGAATGTTAGAGCAACGTAAAACGAAAGAAACCGGCAGGATCACAGGCGAATGGTTGGCTGTGGAGAAGCAAGTAGCAGCGATGCTCTTGTGAGCACCTGTGGGCTAGTGCGCATGTGAGCGGATGCACAGTACTTTGGTGACGCGCATCGTCATAGCTATGCGCGTGATGCGATTCCGGGCTGAGAAGAAACACGTAGGGATAGAAAGAGGAAGCGCAAGACAAAATAACAGTAAGAGAAGGCGCGCATCCGCGTGTGGTACGCATGACTGCCATAAAGAGACGGACCTTCGAAACGGTTAGCCTAATGTCTACCCCCAACCGGTATCACATGTATGTGTAGCTGGTGCTTCCCCTCACGCACTGCACGGGGACATTCCGTTCCGTGTATTGCCTGTTTCCTCTTGCAGCCACGCAAATTTCCGCATGCTTGTCAAGGTTGTTGGCCAGCAGACGTGCAAGTGCTCGAGACGCGGAGCACTGTACAACCAGAGTGAGCAGCTCAAGATTCAACTGCGGCTGGGTAAGTGCCCGTCTTCGGAGCCCTTTTATGCTGCTTGAAGGTCCACCACGCAGTCCCTGTGTCCtgtcccccccctctttccttcgTGAAACTCACATAAGCGGGGAAGAAGGCAGAGCGCatggcgcagacgcgcggctgctgcccgaggacaagagggggaggggggaggggccgaAGGGAGACCGTAAAAAAAAGGCCGCAGGGGCTGCAAAAGACAAACAAAGAATGCGGGGCAACGACAGCAGTAGAAGAGACGGGACATATTtcccgtttttttttcgttgtgcCGTTTGTTGCGTCACTGTTAtgtctttgttttcttttcttttttttttcgtgtgtccCACAGGCGTGACGTATGCGGGAGAGCGGACGGGCTGgctggggaggggaggggagggggagagggggaggggggtacAAGCCGTGAACGGTAAAACCGTatgggaggagagagagagagagagtagccagaacaaacaaaagcaaaaagaaaaaaggatACGCCATAATTGGCCATGTGCGAGGTACAAAACGAACACaaaaggcgaagaagaagaaaaaggaatCCACACCAGAAAAGGCAGACGCAGCAGTGGAGATACGATgaagagaggcggcagcagtgaagtgagcacaaagaaaaagataAACTTGGGGGAAAGCGAAGGGGGAGAATGAATAGATGCTTTGGGGTACGGCACATTGGAAAAGTTGTTGCGACCGCTTCTGAGGAGACGGTCGAGTGCGGAGAGGAGCAGAAAAGTTGCGTCTGTCACCCTGgcgcatgctgctgctcgcggcACGCGGTTTCACGCGCCTGCTGTTGTAGGCGACGCCACTTTGGCAAAGCCCGACACAGCAAGGCGGCATCAATGCACAGAACCACAAATATGGCAGCCACAAGCACAATAAGTGTTGTGAGCCGCCACTGATACCTCGGAGTCATCCGAGAAGTGGGCTTAGATGAGTTGGAAGCCGGGGCATGCGGTGCACTTTCGTGCAGACCCAATCCATCCGCGATAAGAACGGTCTCGCTCGCCAACGTCGATGCTGAGAAAACCCACGGAGTCAGATTAACCGCACCACAGGTAAGCGGCGAAGCGGTATCGCCTCTCGCAAAAACGCGCGAGAAGAGCGGACGTGGTTCATCGCCCTTGCCACCGCCTGGAGCAATCGTAGCTAAAAAATGGTGCACAAGAAAATGATCAGCGCAGACGACATCAGCGCAGTCGGACAGGAAGTCCTTAAAGGTGTTCGCAGCACAGATGGCCATGCTGACAGTGAAATGAAGTACAGCCGCCGCGTCAATgcacacaaaaaaacgagagTACACAAaatagagagagaacgaCAATGACTGTCTTCACGTTCCTCAGAAAGCAGAGCTTCGCGTGAGAAGCTCGCTGTTGGTAGCGGCGGTTTGCTTTTTGTGCTCTCTTTCACTGTGACGGAGGTCCTGGTGTGTCCGCTGGAGAACGAAGCGACAGTCCGTGGGTGTACGGTGAAGTCTTTGTGCCGCGAGGTGTGCGCATCGAAAAAATACCGCTTGttgctctcttccccccccccgcactCGCGGTGATTAGAACACAGAAACGAACGCCGAGGTCGAGCTTGAACGCTTTGTTACGTTGAACCAGCGCGGTGCGGTGAGAATTGGGACGCTCTCTAGAAGACGAGTCCTTACGAGATTGGAAAGAAAAGTGAAGGGTCTGTGTCTGTTtaagaggagggggcgaggagagagaggctgatttctcttttcgttgtcAAGAACCACTGAGACGCGATGAAGCGCATCGTGTCTGCTGACGCAGGCACAGTGTTGGACtggccgtgctgctgcactaCGCAGACTCACAGAAACCATTGAGCACCGTATTCTGTTTTCAATCCCCTGTTCTCCCTTCCGCGGGGGTCTCTGCCCACTGTGGCTCACACCGTAAGCCCCGACAGTGCACTGTGGAGAGGACAGGCCGCCATTGACAGCGGTGGCACGTATACACCGCGACGCCACACTCACAAGCTCCTCCAACCACCACTCGGGCGGCGTTCTAGTGGCAATGCGTCTACTTTTCCACACAGCGAACGTCCATTCCGCGGATACGGATTCAACTCTGCTTGCGCGCATGCGTTGCTCCGTAAGTACGCGGGGTTGCAAGACAAAGGAagctgttttgttttcgtaTTCTGGCCGATGATGGTCAGAACGACTTCAAAAAGAAAGCCCACAACGAGGGCCAATAGGAAAACAAAAGCGTGGCAGCGCAACAACACAGAGGACAACGTGAAGCGAAGACAATAAAAAGAGAAAGGATAAAGGCAGTaaggaaaagaaagaaaaggtgCGGGTGTTGGCGagaagacacacatacagagacagacaaagctaccgcacacacacacacacacacacacacacacacacacagacatacacaaCAAAAACGAGAGGGCATGAAGAGTACAAAGGAGTGACaaaaggggagagaagaacGCGGACGCGGAAACAGAAGAATGCAGACACACATGTATGAGGCAAAAGTTGATATCAGCGCTACCCGTGGTAAGCTTTCGGTACACCCTGTTGCCGCTGTCATGGCTGATGTCGTGTGATGAGGAGGTGCGCAGACTCTTGCTTCCTCATGCTCAGGACATGTTTGCGTGCACCCCTGTGAGACGCTACTCTTGCCTCATAATGGTCCCTTTCCTACAGAAACGATCGATCCAGCAGTGCGCAAGGGATAAACGGTGGATggaaaggggagggaaggcCACTGCTCTGCCCGTTCCACGTTatgtgttttcttttgtctATGCTGTTATAGTGTATTCACATCGGGTACAACACACcggaaacaaaacaaagcGAATACGCGTGCACCAACGAATGGACAACAATGAAAcaaagagagcgaggaaaGCCCCAACAGCGTCGCGTCGTCATGGTTTCTCttgtttttccttttttttcgtgtctGCTGCAAATCTCCACGAAAACCGTAGGCCACACTTGCACGCCGCACTGAAAAGAACGTGAGGTTCACCGCTCTTTTCTACACCTTTCCCGCAAAGTcgatttttttttcgattTTCTTTGTATTCCTTCTGTGCTCCCGCTCTTCATTAGTCGATACATGAAGAGGACTTTTCGTTGCCGCTCTCCTGTTGAGAAGAGTGGCTGAAGATGGCTGCAGAAGAAGGCTGGAGTGGGATTAAGGTGTggtaacacacacacacacacagcgtgTGTACGCAGCAAGCAGTATTAGGCAAAGAAAGCCATGTGTTCTTGGCGATTAAGGAACCGCCATCTAGTCGGTGaccacacagacgcacgcagacgGTCAAACGCAGCTGCGGACGCACAGGTGAGACGAAGAAGAGTACCGACAGCACAAGCAGTAGAAGAAGAGGGCCAGAAACAAAGCATGCAGCGCGGACGAAATCGCCTCTTCAGCAGCAGAAAGGTAACAACAGCtggaaaaacaaagagaTACCGCTAACGAAAGCGAGAACGAGTGGAAACAGACGAAACAACAAATAGGCCTCGAAGGAAACAGCCAAAGTGAAAGACAAGAACGAACCCAACACACGAGACAGACCGatagacagacagacagacagacagacag
Proteins encoded in this window:
- a CDS encoding transporter-like protein (previous protein_id=AAZ14501.1); translation: MTQRGRGTSDTTRTLAASCEGSGNSHERVECTPLPRGQLFILCVVLLTESVCWSVLIPFVPSFIAYIKGWDIDSSGYASGFPVGLFMLGQVLSGKIWGAFSNKVGRKVAINIGVFCCAICMFFVGLSGSLWMLCVWRFLHGLLAGCSIVAKTMISELTDTTNRAKGLAMVSLTWGVGTLFGPAIGGFLYNPASSSNLAFLHISPTSFMGRHPAFLPGTVVAAYNLFAVVISGVFLRESNQSARPLREVLPRSVVKFLGPVLRFLQPRPPCDKATEVTVIYADDHTEPNGAGPDKSPSSAAHPVGTCVSEPHTHFGFKQAFLNPLLRRVCFISMLICTSDMMFAEIFPLWMAAESQNGGLQLSPHQMAILLLVNGAPTVLANIIFASVIKCAGGPIRLSIASQLIYAVFTAVVPTATAFSTTSRFWFTMAIGMLRKVVESWNFALIMLFVSLTAPQGKIAIMFGIQQSAGCMVRCVVPFIFAPLFAWSISTPRPFPFNHYLVFLLSVIPLAIGAYLAAFVYIPSENSGDGVDVVEHGSSSDMEDNNGSERRSGADSGRGSVRSRYSLLGSVTGEVQECESLLHCSFATVAIATALNPISGVVQNALFTLSEGSPVQMPGEHGAGTARRPPDESDDSRENSSQEGDEVDDNAEYTTLTDEMEVMPPLISDGILEHEDVRVVQVDELLEDEELPPSAPPSV